In Microvenator marinus, one genomic interval encodes:
- a CDS encoding TetR/AcrR family transcriptional regulator: protein MSTKKRLSGPEARARILEAAARAFRQHGLGATVDQISTEAGYSTSALYKHFANRDAILQALAVEVRSRMKQVYTEEPPIPLRFEDRLRWVMSRLTNFVLEDPDFFFAVHSASPGLRSVGPPDQDELLNQHISYFTRVMQQGIDEEVLSPTHTAESLALVFTGILDALGTRWGRNQTPAPEPIGEQALDIFMNGARQKDS from the coding sequence GTGAGTACGAAGAAACGCTTGTCCGGTCCCGAGGCTCGGGCGCGTATACTGGAAGCCGCAGCGCGTGCCTTTCGACAACATGGATTGGGGGCTACGGTGGACCAAATCTCGACGGAGGCTGGATACTCGACCTCGGCCCTTTACAAACACTTTGCCAATCGGGACGCCATACTTCAGGCTCTAGCCGTAGAGGTCCGGTCTCGAATGAAGCAGGTCTATACCGAGGAGCCTCCAATACCATTGCGATTCGAGGATCGACTTCGTTGGGTGATGAGTCGCCTGACGAATTTTGTTCTGGAGGATCCAGATTTCTTTTTTGCGGTTCACTCGGCGTCTCCGGGGCTCAGAAGTGTCGGACCGCCGGATCAAGACGAACTCCTGAATCAACACATCAGCTACTTTACTCGCGTGATGCAGCAGGGGATCGACGAAGAAGTTCTGAGTCCGACCCACACGGCGGAGAGTCTTGCTCTCGTCTTTACGGGGATTCTAGATGCACTCGGGACGCGCTGGGGTCGAAATCAGACTCCTGCACCCGAACCGATCGGCGAACAAGCACTGGATATCTTTATGAATGGCGCGCGGCAAAAGGATTCTTAG
- a CDS encoding alkane 1-monooxygenase, whose amino-acid sequence MKLAPFFIVYATAPALFAGIYFGGWANILPALVAFLLVPVADAMTEHNLWNPGEEHEKKNPVRDFTFGLPLYLWVPLQIFVLVWAMSEAGGRQGLNWLGLALSVGLFTGGIGITIAHELMHRKPWHERGLAEVLMLSVTYPHFCIEHVFGHHKHVATPLDAATSRLGESLYAFLPRVLVDSLTSAVELEKKRIARAGISVFSLKNRLLRYTLLTAVIYGGVMFFFGPKGVLFFVVQSAVAILLLETINYVEHYGLMRKEKSPGKYERVQPHHSWNANHRVSNYWLFNLQRHADHHAWASRPYHLLRTTEEGPQLPYGYPTMLLMAFLPPVWRKVMDPLVLRLIEEK is encoded by the coding sequence TTGAAACTCGCACCTTTTTTCATCGTTTACGCTACCGCACCTGCACTATTTGCCGGGATTTATTTTGGCGGTTGGGCAAACATCTTACCGGCACTCGTCGCCTTCCTGCTCGTCCCGGTTGCGGATGCGATGACCGAACACAACCTCTGGAACCCTGGTGAAGAACACGAAAAGAAGAATCCAGTCCGCGACTTCACCTTCGGCTTGCCCCTTTATCTATGGGTGCCGCTGCAGATCTTCGTCTTGGTATGGGCGATGTCAGAGGCAGGTGGACGCCAAGGCTTGAATTGGCTTGGACTTGCGCTCTCGGTCGGACTGTTCACGGGCGGAATAGGTATCACCATTGCGCACGAGCTCATGCACCGCAAACCGTGGCACGAACGTGGGTTGGCCGAAGTCCTAATGCTGAGCGTCACCTATCCACATTTCTGTATCGAGCACGTTTTTGGTCACCACAAACACGTGGCCACACCTTTGGATGCGGCCACCTCAAGGCTTGGCGAAAGCCTTTATGCGTTTTTACCACGGGTCCTCGTTGATAGTTTGACCAGTGCGGTAGAGCTCGAAAAGAAGCGGATCGCCAGAGCTGGGATCTCTGTGTTCAGTCTGAAGAATCGACTGCTCCGTTACACGCTTTTGACGGCAGTGATTTACGGCGGAGTTATGTTCTTCTTTGGACCGAAAGGTGTCTTGTTCTTTGTGGTTCAAAGTGCCGTTGCGATCTTGTTGCTTGAGACCATTAACTACGTGGAACACTACGGATTGATGCGCAAGGAGAAGTCTCCGGGCAAGTATGAGCGCGTTCAACCGCACCATTCGTGGAACGCAAACCACCGAGTCAGCAACTATTGGCTCTTCAATCTACAGCGCCACGCAGACCATCACGCATGGGCTAGCCGGCCGTACCACTTGTTGAGAACCACGGAAGAAGGTCCGCAACTTCCGTATGGCTATCCGACCATGCTCCTCATGGCCTTTTTGCCTCCAGTTTGGAGGAAGGTGATGGACCCGTTGGTGCTACGCCTCATCGAAGAAAAATAA
- a CDS encoding TetR/AcrR family transcriptional regulator, giving the protein MGRPKKKQSELTVETLLDAAEANFARDGFMAANLAEIASEAGITRPSLLYHFKSKEGLYEAVIERIFERIAEKVRHGLVAGEESRASVVELAAAITAFFRDHSATSSLIVREILAPRGPGQEKIREHAPVLLDSVEAWIRSIPGLRTDVSVRDVMMQVVTSALMRGSNAALAHDLWGPKSPDYHSLIYTLFEEES; this is encoded by the coding sequence ATGGGTAGACCAAAGAAAAAACAATCCGAACTCACTGTTGAAACGCTTCTCGATGCGGCGGAAGCCAATTTTGCGAGGGACGGCTTTATGGCCGCAAACTTGGCCGAGATCGCTTCTGAAGCTGGAATCACGAGGCCTTCGCTGCTTTACCACTTCAAGTCCAAAGAAGGTTTGTACGAGGCGGTGATCGAACGAATTTTCGAGCGGATTGCCGAAAAAGTTCGCCACGGATTGGTGGCTGGTGAGGAGAGCAGGGCGAGCGTGGTCGAATTGGCGGCGGCGATTACCGCATTCTTTCGGGATCATTCGGCTACATCTTCACTGATCGTGCGTGAGATTCTCGCGCCGCGTGGTCCGGGCCAGGAAAAAATACGCGAGCACGCCCCGGTCTTGTTGGATTCCGTAGAAGCTTGGATTCGCTCGATTCCGGGGCTCCGGACGGATGTCTCGGTGCGCGATGTGATGATGCAAGTTGTGACAAGCGCACTCATGCGCGGCTCCAACGCAGCGCTCGCCCACGATTTATGGGGCCCAAAAAGTCCTGACTATCACTCACTCATCTACACATTGTTTGAGGAGGAAAGTTGA
- a CDS encoding nitrilase-related carbon-nitrogen hydrolase, producing MAKQELESLESLLKKLPAEDQAEAFRILYGNLPEEIPLTEDAKMLAEKFDFDVAAWRFAVTREQRRAPRIVRVGVIQTQIVESTSAPVDVQFQAICDRTEKLIHAAGAMGVNVLCLQEAWTMPFAFCTREKQPWLEFAEPVDGPSTRFLAELARRYNMVIVSPILERDETHGGTIHNTAVVIGNRGNIIGKHRKNHIPRVGDFNESTYYMEGDTGHPVFATQFGKVGINICYGRHHPLNWLMFGINGAEIVFNPSATVGALSEPLWPIEARCASIANNYFSAGINRIGTESFPNEFTSGDGKPAHKDFGHFYGSSYVTAPDGSRTPGLSRTRDGVLVSEIDLNQCQQVRDKWGFQMTQRLREYAKWLKKAAEHDFQPQIIADSGVEFGANHSLPARANVKQTPHQLPPAQHPQLSYSSSEEREKKE from the coding sequence ATGGCAAAGCAAGAACTTGAGAGCCTTGAAAGTCTATTGAAGAAACTACCCGCGGAGGACCAGGCTGAAGCCTTCCGTATTCTTTACGGAAACCTTCCAGAAGAGATCCCACTTACCGAAGACGCAAAAATGCTCGCTGAGAAATTCGATTTCGACGTGGCTGCATGGCGTTTCGCGGTAACACGAGAACAGCGCCGCGCGCCAAGAATCGTGCGCGTTGGAGTCATTCAGACACAAATCGTGGAATCGACCAGCGCCCCGGTAGACGTTCAATTTCAGGCCATTTGCGATCGAACTGAGAAGCTCATTCATGCTGCGGGAGCCATGGGTGTCAACGTTCTCTGTCTCCAAGAAGCATGGACGATGCCTTTTGCATTTTGCACCCGCGAGAAGCAGCCTTGGCTGGAGTTTGCGGAGCCGGTTGATGGGCCGTCGACTCGATTCCTTGCTGAGCTCGCGCGTCGCTACAACATGGTCATCGTCTCGCCGATTCTCGAGCGCGATGAGACCCACGGTGGAACCATTCACAACACTGCTGTAGTGATCGGAAATCGCGGCAATATTATTGGCAAACACCGCAAGAACCACATTCCACGAGTGGGCGACTTCAACGAGTCGACGTACTACATGGAAGGCGACACCGGCCACCCCGTCTTTGCGACTCAGTTCGGCAAGGTCGGCATCAATATCTGCTACGGCCGCCACCATCCTTTGAATTGGTTGATGTTTGGTATCAACGGGGCGGAGATTGTCTTCAACCCATCGGCAACCGTGGGCGCGCTCTCCGAGCCGCTCTGGCCGATTGAGGCGCGTTGTGCGTCCATCGCCAACAACTACTTCTCGGCGGGCATCAACCGAATCGGCACCGAGTCTTTCCCCAATGAGTTCACCTCGGGAGATGGAAAGCCCGCGCACAAAGACTTTGGACATTTCTACGGTTCGAGCTACGTGACGGCCCCAGACGGCAGCCGCACGCCAGGGCTATCCAGAACGCGTGACGGTGTATTGGTGAGCGAGATAGACCTCAACCAATGCCAGCAAGTGCGCGATAAATGGGGTTTCCAGATGACGCAGCGGCTTCGAGAGTATGCAAAATGGCTCAAAAAGGCGGCTGAGCATGACTTCCAGCCTCAGATCATCGCGGATTCGGGTGTGGAATTTGGCGCAAATCACTCGCTTCCAGCCAGAGCGAACGTGAAACAAACTCCGCACCAATTGCCTCCTGCACAGCATCCTCAACTCTCCTATTCATCGAGCGAAGAGCGCGAAAAGAAGGAGTAA
- a CDS encoding NADH:flavin oxidoreductase, with protein MRFPNGRAAPNRVWLAPMTNLQSHDDGSISEAEIAWLKARSRGGFGVIESCATHVHLDGHAWKGQLGCFDDALMPGWARLADTIHEDGALLLAQLFHGGERASLSADPWSCTSSDNGRVRAGSEQNIERVIEDFGQAALRLEKAGVDGVELHGAHGYLLCQFLSSHNQRDDQWGGSLENRARLLLRVFERVKELVSPKFIVGVRLSPEDFKATKGLDIDESIQTALWLSERDVDFIHISLWDAQANSQKYPEEHPCSRFRKALPPEVPLISAGNIWTAADFEGQLALGADAVALGRSAIANADWPSRVLEKAKEPRRPPMSPLDLEEQALSKPFIEYMKRWPGFVQD; from the coding sequence ATGCGGTTTCCAAACGGCCGTGCTGCCCCAAATCGAGTCTGGCTTGCCCCCATGACGAATCTTCAAAGCCATGACGACGGCTCGATCTCTGAAGCCGAGATCGCGTGGCTCAAGGCTCGATCACGCGGGGGATTCGGAGTCATCGAGTCTTGCGCCACCCATGTGCACCTGGACGGTCATGCATGGAAGGGACAACTCGGGTGTTTTGATGACGCACTGATGCCAGGCTGGGCGCGACTCGCCGACACCATTCACGAAGACGGTGCGTTGCTCCTTGCCCAACTCTTTCACGGGGGCGAACGCGCGAGTCTTTCGGCCGACCCGTGGTCCTGCACGTCGAGTGATAATGGGCGCGTTCGAGCAGGAAGTGAGCAGAATATCGAGCGCGTGATCGAAGATTTTGGCCAAGCTGCCCTTCGTTTGGAGAAAGCCGGGGTGGACGGCGTTGAGTTGCACGGCGCTCATGGCTATCTTCTCTGCCAGTTTCTGAGTTCGCACAACCAGCGCGATGACCAGTGGGGTGGCTCTCTTGAGAATCGAGCGCGATTGCTCCTGAGGGTTTTTGAACGGGTCAAAGAGCTAGTGTCGCCAAAGTTCATTGTCGGTGTGAGACTTTCACCGGAAGACTTTAAGGCAACGAAAGGGCTCGATATAGACGAGAGCATACAAACCGCACTCTGGCTTTCTGAGCGGGACGTAGACTTCATCCATATCTCTCTCTGGGATGCACAAGCCAATTCGCAAAAGTATCCTGAAGAACATCCATGTAGCCGCTTTAGAAAGGCCCTCCCCCCTGAGGTCCCTTTGATCAGCGCCGGAAATATCTGGACGGCCGCCGACTTCGAAGGCCAACTCGCACTCGGGGCTGATGCTGTGGCTCTGGGGCGCTCGGCTATCGCAAACGCTGACTGGCCGAGTCGAGTCCTGGAGAAGGCTAAAGAGCCGAGACGTCCTCCGATGAGCCCATTGGACTTGGAGGAGCAGGCGCTTTCCAAGCCGTTCATCGAGTATATGAAGCGGTGGCCCGGATTTGTCCAAGATTGA